The DNA sequence ACACCATCGCTTgcctttattaattttcttttgccgATGAATGACCAGTTTTGCCCTCCCTCACTTTATATATCCACGTTGTCCAGGTCATTACGACTTGTCGTTTGTCCCATCTTCGCGTTTCTGGTAGGTCTGTCTAGTGTCTACGCGCTGAAAGCCTTTTGAAGCAAGAAGCAGAGACAGAGAACAAGCACAAAAGCATCAGAAAAAGTTTAGCAATGCAAACACAAACCCTTCACCCACATGCCTATTATCCGCCGATACTCTACCATCCTCGCATCCAATAACCCGGCCCACACCGTGCCTTCGGTGTCAACGCTTCTCAAAGCCTGCAAAACTTGTCGTCAGCTCCAACAAGTCCATTCCCAAATCATCCGCAAAGGTCTAGAGCAAGACCACTTTCTCATTACTCAATTTATATGCCTCTCCCGAGCTCTCTCCTGCCTCTTCTACTCTACCAGCGTCTTCAACCGCGTTCTCTGTCCCAACATATTTCTCTGGAACGCCCTCATTAGGGGTTACTGCGAGAAGTCTTCTTTCTCTGACACTGTTTCGGTGTTTATTCGCATGAAGAGAGAGGAGGGTTCTCCTGATAGTTATACGTTTCCGTCGCTCATCAAGGCCTGTACAGGTGAGGATAAGATCAGGGAAGGAAAGGCCATCCATGGGTCCGTGGTGAGACATGGGGTTGAAGGGGACGTGTTTGTTAGTACGAGTTTGGTTGACCTGTATGGTAAATGTAGGGAGATTGAGTGTGCCCGTAAGGTGTTTAATGGTATGTCGGAGAGAAATGTGGTTTCTTGGACGGCTATGGTTGTTGGGTATGTGATTGCTGGGGATTTAATAGAGGCAAAGAGACTGTTCGATGAGATGCCGCAGAGAAACGTGGCATCTTGGAATGTAATAATTGGGGGGTTAGTGAAACTGGGTGATCTGAACAGTGCTCGGAAGATTTTTGAAGAGATGCCTGAAAAGAATGTGGTTTCTTTTACGACTATGATTGATGGGTATGCGAAGGCAGGTGACATGGTTTCTGCAAGGTTTTTGTTTGATCAATCACCAGATACTGATATAGTTGCGTGGTCGGCATTAATAACTGGGTACACCCAGAATGGTCAGCCCACTGAGGCCCTGAATGTTTTTCTTGAAATGAACGAGATGAATATTAAGCCTGATGAGTTTATAATAGTGAGCTTGATGGCAGCTTGTTCACAGATAGGTAGTTTGGAAGTTGCTAACTGGGTTGATAATTATGTAACACAAAGTTCCATTAACATTCATGGGGCTCATGTTTTTGCGGCTCTTGTTGACATGAATGCGAAGTGTGGGAACATGGAGAGAGCAACGAACCTGTTTGAACAGATGCCTAAAAGGGATTTGATTTCTTATTGTTCCATGATTCAAGGGTTGTCCATTCATGGTCGTGGGAAACAAGCTGTTTCGCTCTTCAATAGGATGATAAACGAAGGTTTGACTCCTGATGAGGTAGCTTTTACAGTAATCCTGACTGCCTGCAGCCGAGCTGGACTTGTTGACGAGGGTTGGCACTTCTTTAAATCAATGCGAAATGAGTACAGTATTGTTCCCTCTCCTGATCATTATGCTTGTATGGTTGATCTTCTCAGCCGCCTAGGACACTTAAAATCAGCTTATGAGCTTCTAAAATCAATGCCTGTGGAGCCACATGCTGGTGCGTGGGGTGCTCTACTGGGGGCCTGCAAGCTACATTGTGATATAGAGCTTGGGGAGTTGGTTGCTGATAGGCTTTTTGAGCTTGAACCTCAGAATGGTGGCAGTTATGTTTTATTGTCTGATATATATGCAGCAAGAGACCGCTGGTTTGATGTTTCCGTGGTGAGGG is a window from the Ziziphus jujuba cultivar Dongzao chromosome 11, ASM3175591v1 genome containing:
- the LOC107415068 gene encoding putative pentatricopeptide repeat-containing protein At5g37570, with translation MPIIRRYSTILASNNPAHTVPSVSTLLKACKTCRQLQQVHSQIIRKGLEQDHFLITQFICLSRALSCLFYSTSVFNRVLCPNIFLWNALIRGYCEKSSFSDTVSVFIRMKREEGSPDSYTFPSLIKACTGEDKIREGKAIHGSVVRHGVEGDVFVSTSLVDLYGKCREIECARKVFNGMSERNVVSWTAMVVGYVIAGDLIEAKRLFDEMPQRNVASWNVIIGGLVKLGDLNSARKIFEEMPEKNVVSFTTMIDGYAKAGDMVSARFLFDQSPDTDIVAWSALITGYTQNGQPTEALNVFLEMNEMNIKPDEFIIVSLMAACSQIGSLEVANWVDNYVTQSSINIHGAHVFAALVDMNAKCGNMERATNLFEQMPKRDLISYCSMIQGLSIHGRGKQAVSLFNRMINEGLTPDEVAFTVILTACSRAGLVDEGWHFFKSMRNEYSIVPSPDHYACMVDLLSRLGHLKSAYELLKSMPVEPHAGAWGALLGACKLHCDIELGELVADRLFELEPQNGGSYVLLSDIYAARDRWFDVSVVRDKMKERGIKKIPGRSRI